One region of Gossypium raimondii isolate GPD5lz chromosome 6, ASM2569854v1, whole genome shotgun sequence genomic DNA includes:
- the LOC105773539 gene encoding ubiquitin-conjugating enzyme E2 34, whose product MAEKSCVKRLQKEYRALCKEPVSHVVARPSPNDILEWHYVLEGSEGTPFAGGYYYGKIKFPPEYPYKPPGITMITPNGRFMTQKKICLSMSDFHPESWNPMWSVSSILTGLLSFMMDNSPTTGSVNTTVTEKLRLAKTSLAFNCKNPTFRKLFPEYVDKHNKQQQLVSEHLSPESPEGENSKPETEKVVNSSGEDVKKVDTLRNTRRIQKQSFPTWMMLLLVSIFGIVMALPLLQL is encoded by the exons ATGGCGGAGAAATCGTGTGTTAAGCGCCTTCAGAAAGAATATAGAGCACTTTGTAAG GAACCAGTTTCTCATGTTGTTGCTCGTCCATCCCCAAATGACATTCTTGAGTGGC ATTATGTGCTGGAAGGGAGTGAAGGAACGCCTTTTGCAG GTGGGTATTATTATGGAAAGATCAAGTTCCCTCCAGAGTATCCCTACAAACCTCCTGGAATCAC GATGATCACCCCCAATGGACGGTTTATGACACAGAAGAAAATATGCTTGTCCATGAGtgatt TTCATCCAGAAAGTTGGAACCCTATGTGGTCTGTATCTAG CATACTTACCGGGCTTCTCTCTTTCATG ATGGATAACAGTCCTACCACTGGCAGTGTGAACACTACTGTTACTGAGAAGCTACGCTTGGCAAAGACATCCCTTGCatttaattgtaaaaa CCCCACATTCAGAAAACTGTTTCCGGAGTATGTGGATAAGCACAACAAACAGCAGCAGCTTGTGTCAGAGCATTTATCACCAGAATCACCTGAAGGAGAAAATTCTAAACCCGAGACTGAAAAAGTTGTTAACTCTTCAGGGGAAGATGTTAAAAAAGTAGATACCCTCAGGAATACACGAAGAATCCAGAAACAGTCTTTCCCGACGTGGATGATGTTGTTGCTTGTTTCCATCTTTGGTATTGTAATGGCGTTGCCACTGCTTCAACTTTGA